One Succinivibrio dextrinosolvens DNA window includes the following coding sequences:
- a CDS encoding ATP-binding protein: MNIKDLVGETSEYDKKQALETKRPKSWLKSVSAFANTFGGKLIFGISDDDEIVGLADAKRDSEIISETIKTRIDPIPMFKLDHQKVDNKELIIVEVMKGTLTPYYYSGDGQLVAFVRIGNESVHANSLQLRELVIRGNAQSYDSLPSRYKFEDMAFSKLRSVYLQRTGLSFTEADFVSFGIVDSNGNLTNAGALLADESPIRHSRVFCTRWNGLTKASGLVDAIDDEEHSGGLISLYQDSLNFIMRHNRKAWRKVPDGRIEYPDYPERAVSEGLVNALIHRDYLDISSEVHIDIFDDRLEIYSPGGMVDGSSLEGKDLMSISSRRRNPVLADIFSRLKLMERRGSGFRKIIEDYDFQENTTKDLMPKFIVKNNDFILTLYNLNYLERHLNSQNVAQGVAQENGVGMRVNESLGPVLNQTPAKIVAQGELKNVAQENGVGMRINESLGPVLNQTSSQNVAQGEQKNVAQGEGQNNTRSKYEEIILMLVKTNNKITREQMAQALGVSTKTVEREISKISKLSFAGSGYSGHWEIKE; the protein is encoded by the coding sequence ATGAATATTAAAGACCTTGTTGGCGAAACATCTGAATACGATAAAAAACAGGCTCTTGAAACTAAAAGACCAAAGAGCTGGCTGAAGAGTGTTAGTGCTTTTGCCAATACCTTTGGAGGAAAACTAATCTTCGGCATATCTGATGATGACGAAATTGTTGGTTTGGCTGATGCAAAAAGAGATTCAGAGATAATAAGTGAAACAATAAAGACTCGCATAGATCCAATACCAATGTTTAAACTGGATCATCAAAAGGTTGATAATAAAGAGCTGATAATAGTTGAAGTTATGAAAGGCACTTTAACTCCATACTACTATTCAGGTGATGGACAGTTGGTCGCTTTTGTTCGTATTGGAAATGAAAGCGTACATGCAAATTCTCTTCAACTTCGAGAGCTGGTTATTCGTGGAAATGCTCAGAGTTACGATAGTCTTCCTTCTCGTTATAAGTTTGAGGATATGGCTTTTTCTAAGTTACGCTCTGTTTATTTGCAGCGAACAGGATTGTCTTTTACTGAAGCGGATTTCGTTTCTTTTGGTATTGTTGATAGTAATGGCAATCTTACAAATGCAGGTGCACTTCTTGCCGATGAATCTCCAATTAGACATTCAAGAGTATTTTGCACAAGATGGAATGGATTAACAAAAGCCTCAGGACTTGTTGATGCTATCGATGATGAAGAGCATTCAGGCGGTTTAATATCCTTGTATCAAGATTCTTTAAATTTCATTATGCGTCACAACAGAAAGGCATGGAGAAAAGTTCCTGACGGAAGAATTGAGTATCCTGATTATCCTGAGAGAGCAGTTTCAGAAGGTCTTGTAAATGCGCTTATCCATAGAGATTATTTGGATATTAGTAGTGAAGTTCATATAGATATTTTTGATGATCGTTTAGAGATTTATTCTCCAGGAGGAATGGTTGATGGTTCCTCTCTTGAAGGAAAAGATCTAATGTCTATATCTTCTAGGAGACGTAATCCTGTACTAGCCGATATTTTCAGTAGATTAAAGCTGATGGAACGTCGTGGAAGTGGTTTCAGGAAGATTATTGAGGATTATGATTTTCAGGAAAATACAACTAAGGATTTAATGCCTAAATTTATTGTAAAGAATAATGACTTTATTCTTACGTTGTATAACTTAAATTATCTTGAGCGACATTTAAATTCTCAAAATGTCGCTCAAGGTGTCGCTCAAGAAAATGGCGTTGGAATGCGGGTTAATGAAAGTTTAGGACCTGTTTTAAATCAGACTCCTGCGAAAATTGTCGCTCAAGGCGAACTAAAAAATGTCGCTCAAGAAAATGGCGTTGGAATGCGGATTAATGAAAGTTTAGGACCTGTTTTAAATCAGACTTCTTCGCAAAATGTCGCTCAAGGCGAACAAAAAAATGTCGCTCAAGGTGAGGGTCAAAATAATACGCGTAGCAAGTACGAAGAAATTATCTTAATGTTAGTAAAAACCAACAACAAGATAACCAGAGAGCAAATGGCTCAGGCATTAGGTGTTAGCACAAAAACAGTTGAGAGAGAAATTAGTAAAATATCAAAGTTATCGTTCGCAGGTAGTGGATACAGCGGACATTGGGAAATAAAGGAATAG
- a CDS encoding AlbA family DNA-binding domain-containing protein, with protein MLNKHGVGTIYFGVKQNGDVIGQDVSESSLRDVSRTVYESIKPQIYPVIKEEILDDRSTIKVEFSGENTHVYFRNKFCFLYKT; from the coding sequence ATCTTAAATAAACACGGTGTCGGGACAATATACTTTGGCGTAAAACAAAATGGAGACGTGATTGGACAGGATGTATCTGAATCATCGCTAAGAGATGTTTCCAGGACTGTATATGAATCAATTAAACCGCAAATTTATCCAGTAATAAAAGAAGAAATACTCGATGATCGCAGTACGATAAAAGTCGAATTCAGTGGTGAAAACACCCATGTTTACTTTCGCAACAAATTTTGTTTCTTGTATAAAACCTAA
- a CDS encoding helix-turn-helix domain-containing protein, protein MTDLEELTNELLQDEEFKKEYESLQPEMEITKALMKARHDAGLTQKELSLKSGISQADISRLENGTRNPSVALLRKLADAMGRTLKIEFV, encoded by the coding sequence ATGACTGACTTGGAAGAATTAACAAATGAACTTTTACAAGATGAAGAGTTCAAAAAGGAATACGAATCTCTCCAGCCAGAAATGGAGATAACAAAAGCTTTAATGAAGGCTAGACATGATGCCGGCCTAACACAGAAAGAACTATCTTTAAAGTCAGGCATTAGTCAGGCAGATATTTCTAGATTAGAGAATGGAACAAGAAACCCAAGCGTTGCTTTACTTAGAAAACTAGCTGATGCCATGGGAAGAACACTTAAGATTGAATTTGTGTAG
- a CDS encoding type II toxin-antitoxin system RelE/ParE family toxin yields the protein MIKCDYSVTFIFILGLSKPLDDGIFELRTIKGGNIVRILYFFDRDKIIVATNGFVKKTRKTPPNEIALAKERRQIYFSTRERYIND from the coding sequence TTGATAAAATGTGACTATAGTGTTACTTTTATATTTATCCTAGGTTTAAGTAAACCTCTCGATGATGGTATTTTTGAACTAAGAACAATCAAAGGCGGAAATATAGTAAGAATTCTATATTTCTTTGACAGAGACAAAATCATAGTTGCAACAAATGGTTTTGTAAAAAAAACGAGAAAAACTCCGCCTAATGAAATTGCTTTGGCAAAAGAAAGAAGACAAATTTATTTTTCAACAAGAGAGCGATATATAAATGACTGA
- a CDS encoding vWA domain-containing protein: MKKIFALIGLVLTVFSYSVFAASETDRKYEHVDLVMILDKSGSMHGMESDTIGGFNSMLDKQRKLDVKTDVTTVMFNNRSDYIHERKALKDINNLTSEDYMPQGSTALLDCVGMTIDKVAGYYGVGDKKNKVIFAIITDGKENSSREYSKQNVKKLIEAKKEEGWEFVFLGANIDAVSEAGAIGITSDRVVQYKATKMGVRKNFDAVASFAEEAVAGKAVSENWKDKAEQDTPKN; the protein is encoded by the coding sequence ATGAAAAAGATCTTTGCTCTAATTGGCCTTGTCCTTACTGTTTTCTCCTACTCTGTATTTGCTGCATCAGAAACTGACAGAAAATACGAGCATGTCGATCTGGTTATGATTTTAGATAAATCTGGATCCATGCATGGAATGGAAAGTGATACCATCGGTGGTTTCAACTCGATGCTTGATAAACAGCGAAAGCTGGATGTAAAAACTGATGTGACCACGGTAATGTTTAACAACAGATCAGATTATATACATGAGAGAAAGGCTTTAAAGGATATAAATAATCTTACCTCTGAGGATTATATGCCTCAGGGCTCCACTGCCTTACTTGACTGTGTTGGTATGACCATAGATAAGGTTGCCGGCTATTATGGTGTTGGTGATAAGAAAAACAAGGTGATTTTTGCAATTATAACTGACGGTAAGGAAAACTCCAGCCGCGAATATTCCAAGCAGAATGTTAAAAAGCTGATTGAGGCGAAGAAGGAGGAAGGCTGGGAGTTTGTTTTCCTCGGTGCCAACATAGATGCCGTATCTGAGGCTGGCGCTATCGGTATTACCTCTGATCGCGTGGTTCAGTACAAGGCAACCAAAATGGGAGTCAGAAAGAACTTCGATGCTGTAGCATCATTTGCTGAGGAAGCTGTGGCAGGAAAGGCTGTTTCTGAGAACTGGAAGGATAAGGCGGAACAGGATACGCCAAAAAACTAG
- a CDS encoding DMT family transporter, whose translation MISKIIIGHLYAIFIIVVWGLTFVSSKILLRDFTPVEILFDRFLLATLALFVVSPKSLKFISWKVELYSALVGFFGITLYFVFENNALIYTNAANASLIVSTSPFFVGLLNYFLDKDKPNLNFFIGFVVAIIGIFFLSFGSMSMNINPIGDLMAIGSAVVWGFYNLFVVKLQRMHISSFTITAKSFFYSVVLTLPLMFEDYSIKADRLIEPINLINYGFLALLASSLSFFLWSKSIEYIGSMKTNVYIYGIPVVTAIGAVFILDEKFNIYSAIGMTLAIGGLVISQLKKKQIAA comes from the coding sequence ATGATATCAAAAATAATAATCGGGCACTTATATGCCATTTTCATCATCGTGGTATGGGGACTTACCTTTGTCAGCAGCAAGATTCTGCTCAGAGACTTTACTCCGGTAGAGATCCTGTTTGACAGATTCTTACTTGCAACCCTGGCACTTTTTGTGGTGAGTCCTAAGTCGCTGAAGTTCATTTCCTGGAAAGTGGAGCTTTATTCTGCTCTGGTAGGCTTCTTTGGCATCACCCTTTATTTTGTCTTTGAAAACAACGCGCTCATCTACACAAACGCTGCCAATGCCAGTCTGATTGTCTCAACTTCTCCATTCTTCGTTGGGCTTTTAAACTATTTTCTTGATAAGGACAAGCCAAACTTAAACTTCTTCATCGGCTTTGTGGTAGCGATTATTGGTATCTTTTTCCTGTCATTCGGATCAATGTCCATGAATATCAATCCAATAGGTGATCTGATGGCAATCGGCAGTGCCGTGGTCTGGGGTTTTTACAACTTATTTGTTGTCAAACTGCAGAGAATGCACATCTCAAGCTTTACCATTACCGCAAAATCCTTCTTTTACTCGGTAGTACTGACCTTACCTTTAATGTTTGAAGATTACAGCATCAAGGCCGACCGACTTATAGAGCCGATTAATCTAATAAATTACGGTTTCCTTGCCCTCCTGGCCTCATCTTTAAGCTTCTTTCTGTGGTCAAAATCCATTGAATACATAGGTTCTATGAAAACCAACGTTTATATCTACGGTATTCCGGTGGTAACTGCTATTGGCGCAGTCTTTATTCTGGATGAGAAATTCAATATCTACAGTGCCATCGGTATGACACTGGCTATTGGGGGGCTGGTTATATCCCAGCTAAAAAAGAAACAGATAGCAGCTTAA
- a CDS encoding MmcQ/YjbR family DNA-binding protein, protein MGIETKIFERRTVIESALLPYGFEKTDKGYRYTRNFLKDAFKALILITAGGEIKGKVIDNGTEEEYLPIHVETQRGAFVSKVRNAYIEILNNIADNCFRTNPFLKQQTNRLTSKINEKYHEKPDYPFVKLPTYGVFRYPVTQKWYALIMNLKRSLVDKECAGKEKDELVEVVNLKIDENLEKDLLKLRGIYPGYHMNRAHWISIILDDTLDDEFILDLIDKSRSFAVGEKVKIKGQKEHWIIPANPGFFNVIEHFSANKEVLWKQSARLSAGDIAYIYVTSPDSEIRFVCEVLQTDIPYEYEDHNLKVTKAVKLKVLQEISHGVCPIRKIRELGVKAIRGQRTATPELVTFLKRSIS, encoded by the coding sequence ATGGGCATTGAAACAAAAATCTTTGAGAGAAGGACTGTAATCGAGTCCGCTCTCCTTCCTTACGGTTTTGAAAAGACCGACAAAGGATACCGCTATACCAGAAACTTTCTCAAAGACGCCTTCAAAGCTCTGATCCTTATTACAGCAGGAGGTGAAATTAAAGGCAAGGTTATCGATAATGGTACAGAAGAAGAATATCTCCCAATACATGTGGAAACTCAGCGAGGAGCTTTTGTTTCAAAAGTAAGAAACGCCTATATTGAGATTCTAAATAACATTGCCGATAACTGCTTTCGTACAAATCCATTCTTAAAGCAACAGACTAACCGTCTTACCAGCAAAATTAACGAGAAATATCATGAGAAACCAGACTATCCATTTGTCAAACTACCAACCTATGGAGTTTTCAGATATCCAGTGACCCAAAAGTGGTACGCTCTCATTATGAATCTTAAGCGCTCACTTGTGGACAAGGAATGTGCCGGCAAAGAGAAGGACGAACTTGTCGAGGTTGTAAATCTTAAAATTGATGAGAACTTAGAGAAGGATCTGCTTAAACTCAGAGGTATCTATCCTGGCTATCATATGAACCGTGCACACTGGATCAGCATCATTCTGGATGATACTCTTGATGATGAGTTCATCCTCGATCTCATCGATAAAAGCCGATCGTTTGCTGTTGGAGAAAAGGTAAAAATCAAAGGACAGAAAGAGCACTGGATTATTCCAGCAAATCCAGGATTTTTCAACGTAATTGAACATTTCTCTGCAAATAAAGAGGTACTGTGGAAGCAGAGTGCCAGACTTTCAGCAGGAGATATCGCCTATATATACGTAACCAGTCCTGACTCAGAAATCCGCTTCGTCTGTGAGGTACTGCAGACAGATATTCCTTATGAGTATGAAGATCATAATCTCAAGGTTACAAAAGCGGTAAAACTTAAGGTGTTACAGGAAATTTCACATGGCGTCTGTCCTATCAGAAAAATCCGTGAGCTAGGAGTTAAAGCTATCCGAGGACAGCGAACCGCTACGCCGGAGCTTGTGACCTTTCTGAAACGGAGTATTTCCTAA